The window gaataaattttaacttttgacagctgtcaaactACTTGTTTTGACTTTCAATATGTTATTCAAAGAAAAAAGCGTAGCCGCCTAACATTTCACATATCTACGTGAAAATCAGAGGATACATATGTGAGTCATGATCAAGGTCGCTTAAGtgataatacaaattttaaaatacagtcTACAGAGTTAGAGCTTGAATGCATATTATACCTGTAGGGGCTTTAAAGCGCTTAACCTATGTAATTATAATTCAAACACACCGAACACTTTCACACACACgataattcaaatttgttgAGTGCATGCCATGTGACAAAGCCATTATGTGCTCGTACTAAATAGGAATAACAGCAATTAAGCCTAATTTTTGTTTAGAATAACAATGCTTGttagtattttttgtaatattcatTGAAATAAGTAACTGCGACATTAATGGGtgtaattatttgtatatacatatgtatttatatgtatactcagttgtaattaaaagaaaatcccaTATTTCTAATTTAgccattttgttaatattttacaaaacaaaattaagaaaattataactAAGCAATTCTATTATTTTTAGTGATTCAATCTCAGCGCCATAAGCTGGCGTGTCGCCTATCTTCAGTAATTTTATGAATTCGAGTTATAAAATTGTGAATTAATTTGTCGGTTATATGAAATAGATACAATGGTGCTATTTTTAGTAAGTACCGTTACGAAGAGACACATAAAAGGTTAAATAGGTTAACAGGATCTGTAAGAACAAGAGAGAATAAGAAATATAGACTAAGTGAAAGACAATATCTACTGACCCGAAATTacactaatatcggtattctgcttgagatgaaagtagtatactgtatagtagtatactgtcaAAATGagtaacagagtcactaaatgaagattgtgataattagagacatgagacaatcgtctcaagcagaataccgacataagCTTCATTGGTAACAGATGCCGTTAGGTAAACGTAACCTCTGATAACCTCAACTGTGAAAAGTTAGTTTTATATTGAagcaggcacgtagccagggggggggggggggtgctagagggctgaagccccccctgaaataaggaaattttttaaaaaaatagcaaataaaaagatttatcactgactgaatcttttgaaactcttatacacaactcagctcaaacctataacagtcgtacgcaactacactagacggtgactgaaaacttatcaaaagtcatacttaagcgttgtacagatctccatcttgatatggcgaagttggttggccagggatatgacggagcagcaaacatatcagggcatttaagtggagtgcaaaaccaggataagacaactgtatccaaaagcacgatatgttcattgcgctagtcaccgattgaaccttgcgctttctaatactatgtcattaccttcaatacggaactgccttggtattgtcagtgaaatagcaaatttatttagaaaccattcaaatgcaaacacaactttccaggacgttatacagaagcacgcaccagaaagcaaaaaaagacgacttatTCGCCTTTGTGAAAACAAGGTTTTATagaaggcatgaaagcattataagctttgtggagcttatcaaattcattgtactaagtttggaaataatttcgagtaagacatggtccatttcgtctaaagcatcaagccgtcttagcagcggtagagaaaagcgattttttgcttagtctattgtctgtgagtctgtgagcaattgttcagcttaacgctgccactgtctgtgcaactccaagaaaaatctatggatttttgtatcagcaatgaaccgagccaaagaattaataagaaactctgcaccagataagagaaacagcggatggtttttttcaacgatattttccaaacagcatcacaaatgtctaaagatttttatgacatagatcttgtagtgcctagagtgacttcgcgtcaaactactcgtgctaatccaccttgcgcAACCCTGagagccacttcagagttacaatatttattccatgcgtttgatgctctgattcaaaacatgacagaacgtttattagtgaatgaggatatactctcgtcatttcaaattctactcccaggttttgctgcaattgataatgccgaagaattaaaaaatttaactatttacttcgaggagcaaatatcaatgacagcattaaaaatcagagtatcgattgtggtgtgccagcttatcaacaatagatccaaccatagaagtgttgaaattacctgcaacattgcgatgcaacgtattttaaaaatattcactacctgcttacaattttaccaactcttccagtgaggaccgcttccttcgaaagaacttcttcaaccttaaaaaagaataaaaactttaccacgcagtgtgatgggcaatgagcggctgagtgcacttgctgttattgcagtgcactgggatattaaaatagatccagatgaagtagttaatgatatggcaaacaagaagaaaagaaaaatattacttatttaagttacaactaccaaataatttaagtaatacgcATATGAATtcatattgtttgtttttttttaataaaacagaaaaattcaaagtttatatatgttttactttagccccccccgaaatgaaaagctggctacgggcctgtaTTGAAGAAACTCTAAAATCGCTTTAAATTTAGTGAAGCGAAACTTTACCATATTTTTAGTGAGAAGAGTGGTTATACCATCATAAGTAAAAGGTGAtacaagtagaggtacttttttcaacagccttattttgacagatcacgcgtgagtcgtatttttatttagtattgtttggcatttcttcATGGAAAGATTTATGCCTGAtcaacgtttacaaatctttcAACTTTATTGCAAAAACTAACGGTTGTAAAGAATGTTTTTTGTGCGCTTCACTCAACTTATGATCAAAATAATTGGCCAGCGAGCATACTactcgcaacaccatcacccatcttgagacctagccttcattattggataatattcgaccgaatagaccacattAAGTCAAGAAAATATCTcagtcgtagctgagagtgtacacgaagaccgtgcaTAGTCGATTcggttcgcagcaactcggatgGAAcggcattttacgtcgagatcatAAATTGAATGCATACAAAAtccagcttgtgcaagaactgaagccgatcgatcttcccaagcgacatcgcttcgatcTATGGACACTTGAAAAGCTTCAAGAAGATTctacgttttcgagccaaattttgtttaccgATGAGGCCGGTTTCTGGCTCAATGTAAACAATCAAATTGGCGCATTTGGGTTGAAAAGCAACcttaagagattcaagagctaccatttcatctagaaaaaataacagtttggtgtggtttgtgggccggtggaatcattggtccatatttcttcaaaaatgaaacaGTAACCGTCAATTGCGACCGTTATTGTGAAATAATAActaactatttgatgcctgaaattgaagctagCGACCTCGGTTTCAGCAAGATGGGCCCCTTCCCatacatcacatcaatcaatggatttattgagagaacacttcagtgagcagataatttcacctcTTGGGCCGGtggttggccaccaagatcgtgtgatagacaccgttagactttttgctgtgggaatatgtaaagtctaagacaatcccgcttcgattcaggccttggagcaaaacattacgcgtgtcagtcaccagttactagtcgaaatgatcgtaccatctgagacgtagccgcagccaacatttaaaagagataatttttcaaaaataaatactaaagaatattctttcggatgataataaaaattccccattaaatttgaagtttctgtgttttttctttaaaaagtagggaacctcgagaCGAGTTAAAGGAAAATTTGTGTACATTAAACTCTGTGTTCTGAAAGCTGAATACCGAAATGGGCAATAAACACGAGTTTATGATGTTCTTCTCATCTCTTCGGAGATGTCTTCTCTAAGTAAGTCACAGATCTGTGTTAAAAAGTCAGCTGAGTTTTATCTAAGACAAAAAGCACAGTGAAACCATAATTAAAGTgaagtttaagaaaaatttcgaacatactgacaatgaaaataatcaattaaaaaGTGTCTGTTAAAGCCCTTTAtgtagtataataaatattatttataattaattatttatgaaaaattttcaactattttggaaaaacaaaatattctgTGCTTCAAGTGACGACTACCTCAATAATAtccataaattataaaaaatgtatttctcgctttcaaattaaagaaattttttaacaaacgtGATTAAgccaaacattttgaaaactttctcAGAAATTTTATCatagatcaaactttttattactttacaGGTTGACGATTTGTTCTCATGGCCAGCGCATTATGATAATATAATAATGGCGATTAGATGAACCACAGATTAAGTACCGCTCAATCACAACGCTGTACAAttttataaacacaaataaattattaaaaagaaagGATCAACCTAAACCACAAATCTACGAGAAAAGTAGTACAAAGCATGGTACTTAAGGACATACACGTCCGTGAAAATATCAATATGGATAATCATCGTACGACCACAACACTGACCAATACGCCGCCGACCACAACCTTTACGACGCGTCGCGGTTACACCTTTTCGGGTACAACACTCTTTCTGATCGCCGCCTGTTTTGTGTGCACGCTACTGGCGGTCAGCTTCATCATTTACAATGTGGCTACGTGTGAACAGCAGCTTACACCGTTGCCGGATGAGGAAGTCATTTGTACGACGGTAAAGAAGCATATACTGAAGCCGAGCAGCACCAGCGATGAAGCTAAAGAGCGAACACACTACGAACGTGACGTACGTCTGCCACATTCGATGAAGCCGCAGAAATATAATATTACCCTTGTGCCGTACCTACTCAATAATAATTTCACATTCGAAGGGGAGGTACGTATCCAAGTGATTGTGCTGGAGGACTGCCATAACATTACCATGCATGCCGTCGAGTTAAATATCACCAAAAACGATGTATCTGTACGGCATATTGGCAGGTCAACGGCGACGTCGGCATTGCAGCCGGCTTTGGCAGAGTATGCTCGGTATGTGCCGGAAATTGACGGCGTCGAACTGAGGATACGAAAACAATACATGCTCGAGAGCAAGCAATTCTTCATCATCGAACTGTATGACAAACTAATAAAGGGTGGCGTGTACGAGATAAGCATCCGGTTCAGCGGTCTAATACAGGACTATCTGCAGGGGTTCTATCGCAGTTCGTATCAAGTGGGCAACGAAAAGCGGTAAGTCGgccatttttgttaattatgcAGATGGTACAAGTGCGTATGTCAGCCAAATTAGTGTGACTGAAGTGAGTGACAGGTAAAGcgcaattaaaaattacacatatgtacatgagcgtttgtatgtatgtttagatGATCGAATTTCGCCGAAATTGGGACATATGGCGTatttaagaaacttaaaaagTATTTCGTCGGCAGAAAACAAAAGCTTCTCATTAGTTGagatgttaaaataaaaattttagcttaTATTGACGTGGTTGACAAATTCCAATCTTATCTTTGAATCCAAAAAAGATCAGtcaattattataaaaagtagAGAAAAATTAGAAGACGTGAATAAAGTTACTGGATTCGTCCGGAAAGTGATAgcactgattttcttccgccgcgactgtacttcggaacgtgcgcgcaccgactggattcggtagaggacgtccctagctaacgaacgagcggctggtcagttgtctccgagcacctggagagccAGGACAAATATAGTGCAAGTCGAAAATGCAGcattcgttagagcagaggtacgcaattaaattcttcgaaattcggtaaatctgcgacagagtcGTTTGATATGAataagcaggcttacccagatgttgctttagcaagaagtggtgtctTTCGGTGGCATCAGGCCTTTTTGaggggccgggaagaggtcgctgatgaatgagcaaatccaaagtgaaaacgatgcccATTTTTCACATCAAAgccatcgtccaccatgaatttgttcctcctggtcAAATCGTGATCGCCAATTTTTACATGGAAgccctcaagagactcaaacaaaGGGTCAATCGGATCCGACAAGACATTGCagccgattgaaagttgcaccacgacaacgctccCGCTCATACCGCccttcttgtgaacagctacgtAACCAAAGCCGGTATCCTAACACTTCCGCAGCCTAGAAGTGGCCCCGGACTTTTTTCTTTCCGTGCTTGagaaggccgatgaaaggcaagcattttgagacgacagattggatccaagcagcatgcacctcggttcTCAAGGCTAATCCAGAAAatgtcttccgtgacgccttcaatgcttggaaatcgctcTGGCAGTGCTCCAtcacgcagaaggagcctatattgaaagtttttaaggaattgtaacgattggttcaatatattacttttcggacaaaccctgtataacGAGCTTTTCCGTCTCCACTGCTTTGAATTCGCGGTTGATCCCAGAATAGAACTTAGAAGTTATGAGTGAACATAGAGGGAAGAAAATCGTCTCCAGAAACAGGTATACCCTTATCGGAAGGAGCCGGGTTTACATTCGTTCAGCTCGGCAGCATTCCCTACAGCTATTTTCGAGGTACTTTCTGTCAGTATCACTACAATATAGAGACAGATATGCCAATTGTCGCAACCTTTCATCCAATCGAGGGTTCTAAAATACGATGGTTTAAGCTGAGATCACTATatttcaacagaatgctttagAAGCTTTTGTTGTTCATGCTATTAATAGCGGTTCATGTCTTCAAGTTATTTCCGTTGCAATAAAAAGAGCTTAAAACTTAAACTCTGCCATTTCTAAACCTCACGAAGCTCCAAACTCAGGAtagtaaaacaattattttagaaaatactcCGAAAATGTTTATTAGCTGTCATAGGAGCAACAACAAGGTACATTCCCAATACTTCGACACAAggttaaattcaatttcaaccCGGACTCTTTCACTCTCCCATTGTGCTTTTTCGAGTAGCATCATATTTCAATAAAagattcaactttatttttttttacagttggCTGGCTTCTACGCAGTTTCAAGCCACTGATGCCAGGCGAGCGTTTCCCTGCTTCGATGAGCCATCGTTGAAAGCAAATTTCTCACTGAAAATAGCGCGACCACGTAACATGACCACGGTGTCTAATATGCCCATCCTATGGACGAAACCACAGTAAGTAAAGCATAAcatgaaataatttcaaaataaaaacatatttttcattaaactttTAGCGAGTCCCTCTCGAACTATGTATGGGATCAATTCGCTGAAAGTCTACCCATGTCTACATATTTGGTAGCCTACGCCATTTCCGACTTTGATCACATTTCTGATGGCAACTTCTCCGCGTGGGCGCGTAAAGACGCCATCCAATCGGCGCGGTACGCACTAAGCGTTggtccgaaaattttaaaattcctggAAGAATATTTCGATTTGCCATTCCCACTGCCAAAACTCGATATGATAGCGTTACCCGATTTCCAAGCTGGTGGCATGGAGAATTGGGGTCTGATCACTTACAGGTACCTTATGGAATATAATAATAAGATTTATGGAAAAGTCACTCACCGCTCCACTTTTAAAGGGAGACGACAATGCTCTTTGAGGAAGGCGTTTCCGCTACAACCAACAAACAACGCATTGCCAGTGTTGTTGGACACGAGTTGGCGCATCAATGGTTTGGCAATCTGGTTACACCCAGTTGGTGGTCGGATATTTGGCTAAATGAGGGATTCGCAAGTTATATGGAGTACATAACAGTGGACGCCATTCATCCGGATTGGAAGACCCAAGATCAATTTGTGGTTAGCGAACTGcaaaatgttttccatttgGATGCGTTGTCATCATCGCACAAAATTTCGGTGGAGGTCTTTAATCCTGatgaaatttcagaaattttcgaTCGCATTTCTTATGGCAAAGGTTCGACCATTATACGTATGATGAGTCATTTCTTAACATCTAAAGTCTTTCGACGTGGTCTGAGCAAGTATCTCAAGGAGATGTAGGTTGCTGACAATATTTAGTAAGCGTATAACTTCAATAACTCTCATCTCTTATAGGTCTTATCATGCCGCCGAACAGGACGACTTGTGGCGTTTCTTAACAACAGAAGCCATTTCCGCCGGTTTGCTAGACCATAATACCACCGTTAAGGAAATCATGGATACGTGGACTTTACAAGTCGGTTATCCTGTACTTACCGTAACACGCTCTTCGAACGCACACTCCATACGTATGGAACAACAACGTTTCGTATTTTCAAATCAGACGGATGATGGCGACTCGGCCAATGATGAAAATCCACTCTGGTGGATACCGATCACATACACCACTTCAAAGGAGTTGAATTTCGAAAACACACGTCCGATGACGTGGGTGCCGCGCACTGAAACTTACGAAATTGATGATCGTAATCTTTCGACGGCCGAATGGTTCATTTTCAATATCCAACAAACCGGTTACTATCGCGTCAACTACGATGCTGACAATTGGAAAGCAATTACAACACATCTAATGCAGCCGCAAAAATATAGAAGTATTAGTCCTGCGAATCGTGCGCAATTAATAGATGACGCTATGAATTTGGCGCGCGGTGCATACCTGAGTTACGAAACGGCATTGAACCTAACGCGTTACCTCAAACATGAAATGGATCATGTGCCCTGGAAGGCGGCCATGACGGCATTCAACTTCATCGACTCGATGTTGGTGAATCAGGGAGACTACGATATATTGAAGGTGAGTTTATATGAGGATGAGTTAGCgttgcgaattttcgagagaaaggttctgcggaagatttattgtCCGAATGGGTcatgtccgaatggatgaaaacactctgctctgagagtattcgacgcagcaccCGCCCTGGGAAGCAGAGAAAGTGGACGACCTCCACTCAGTTGGAGAGACCAGGTGGGTCCAAACAGCGAGAATCGTGGGTTACATCCGAAAGTTATACGACCAATGGGGAACTCCAATACGTTATTGATGTCCTAAGAATGGATTATATGTTTAAACTTTTCCATGTCAGAAATACACACAAAGGCCTAGCATTCAAAAGCGAATGCTCTCGCCTTCGTAAGGGTTCGCTTTCGTTCATAATAGTTCGAAGTATCTTCATCAAATCTTTAGGATTTTCGAAAGTAGACGTATTTTGTCTTTGAGATTAGAACAATTTGCTCAAGCCTACAAAAAGTCATACTGATAACCTTAATCGAACCAAGTCATACgacatttttgttaatttaatggTCTAGAAAATCCTCCGAATGGTTTAGGAACGTGTTTACGAGTGATAGATCCAGGTCAATTCTGATTGTGCGGACTGAACTTACCTCGGCCAAACGGATGATATTATCAGTTCTCAGCACGGCTAAGTCTATGTGGCTGGAGGGAACTGAACTAGAGTACAATTATCAAGGGAATGCCTTCTTACTGGAGTTATAATGTCATTactggaataaaaaaattaacagatcAACACAGTCACATCGGAATATAactttttcaaccaatattgaaattattacgTTTTTATTGCAGAACTATCTTTTGGATCTGCTGGAAAATGTGTACAAAGACGTTTCGCCGAATAATTTCACCGACGATGCTGATAAAGGCGAAGATATGCTCAAGCTATTCAAACGTGTGGAAATTTTGAATATGGCCTGCCATTTGGGGCATCGAGACTGCATTTTAGAGAGCGCGCGTCACTTCCAAAATTGGATTGAGGTGCCCAACCCGGACACAAACAATCCGTAAGTAGCTagactttttttaagaaattgtatttttattaatttacaatttttggaaACTCTTTAGTATACCGCCAAACCTACGCGGCATCGTTTATTGCACGGCAATACAATATGGCAACGAGTTTGAGTGGGACTTTGCATTCCAACGCTACCGCAGCACGTCTGTCTCGACGGAGAAGGAATTGCTGCTCAGCGCGCTTGGCTGTTCGCTCGAGCCCTGGATCTTATCGCGCTATCTGCGACGCTCAATTAGTGGCGACGACATACGCAAACAGGACGTTTACAGGGTGTTCGCGGCGGTATCAAGCAATGTGGTGGGCCAGCAGATCGCCTTCGACTTCATGCGTAACAATTGGAACGAAATCAAAAATTAGTAATATTCGACtttttaagtataatatatttttgtaattttcataacGATTTCTATTGCGCAGCTTGGGTTCAACGATGTCCAATATAAATGCGATACTGAAGTTCGCCACCAAACGCATGAATTCGAAATTTTTCCTTGCCGAGTTGGAGTCGTTCGTTAAAACCGATGTTAAGGATAACGGTCGTTCCATACAACAAATCCTCGAACAGGTGCGTGTCAATGTGGACTGGATGGCACGCAACTACCAGGACATCATACAGTGGCTACAACGCGAGGCCATcacaaggcaacaacaaaacgtTGCTTCACTAGCGACTCATTAGGTCAGCAGCGATTTTTCAACGagattttgtgtattttttattgttgtgaaATACATGCAAAATGTCATATTCGTGTGCTCTTTGTTGTTGCGCGCCGATGATGTCGTACATTTTCAAGTATtctctgtatgtatgtttgtaagaaatttttgtaaaatctgCAGCGTGTGTGTGCGCCAATTGTAACAGTAAACAGAAACAATTttctaacatatttacatactattTATAAGTAAATCATGCATATCTTTAcccacacacatgtatgtatgtatgcaaaaatatttccaaaaaaaatattaaattttgtcataattgaACAAGTTAGACTTCTAACAtgcacatactatacatacacaacacaaacatatattttatatggttagtctttaaatacatacatatattataagcaGCAAATTATGAATATTATCTTTTaggtgtatttttatttaacttatgtATAATGTGAATGTGTAAAGTGTGTACTTAATACAAATGAAAAACCtttacttttttgcattttctttaatGGGCTAAACTAGGGCGATCCTAATAGTAAATAAcgactaaaattataaattatgtataagTGAAGCGGGGTTTATAGtgtgttaaacatttttttttaattttttcatttttttttacaatttcgatttttttttaataattttaaaatgtttaatccCAAATACAGAAagaaaaaaggaataaaattgAATCCCAATTGCCGCATCGAAAAAGAATAACTGTTTAATCCCAAATACcggtttggaaaaaaattagcattaagttagaaatatataattttaaaattttaatcgtATGTTGCATTAAAATGATTTTGGGATTACAACTTGAAAGTCCAATTGTCTTGGATTAAAAACTAaagtttcaatttttatttccatcgttgacataaaaaaaaaaattaaaatctcatctttaatacatttttttaatttagaaaaacgCATACGTATAACACAGCATTTCATATTAATAACCAGATAAACAGAAAATAGTTCATCATTTATGACCGCCACTGTAGAAATCaacgtataaaaaatttaaaacagttACACAGAACAAAATGGTAGCACGCGAATGTACCCACCGATACGggtattacaaatacaaatactatatttgcaattatttaaatgttgattatttaactttcaatttaaaacagaactggaaaatatttataagctttcaaaattttttgcaacgCTGCAAGGCGCTCATGAAATAGGGTCTTCGTGATGTCAACATAACCAAACGATGAACGACTTTTgctatttcacaatattaccaaaaacaaaaacggtattataattagaaaattaaaagcagcaacACGTTTAAATATTggtgtgtgtatataaaagttgattattaataaaaagaatcagtttttaataataattaatatcgCATAAATCGATATTAGTTTTGAATCCAGATATCGATACATTTTTACTGTTATCGCAACTCATCAGGTATTTGTTGACTGTGAAGGAGATGTTTCTTAAACCATATAAATTACGGAGCAATGCTCCATTAAAAGGATCTGAATCAAAACGTTTGCGACAACGAGTAGAAAAGGCATTTCCCGATGCAACGGCCGAGCAACTCAGTTTAGTGATACCAGCAAAGAGCGCCGTAACTCAGCTGAAATTGACAACGCATGGCGGCACACAAACGAACGTTTTCTGTGTGGACAAGTTGCCCATGTTCTTCGAACTGGAGTCAGGCGAGTTGGCACCGACTTTGTACGCTTTGTGGCTCGTGCCGTCCTTGCTGCCCTATTTCACCACACACCGTGAAGTACTGCCGAAACTGTCCAATGGCGCTGAGCTAATGTTGCCCGGTGTAGTGCCCAAAGGTACCGGTATGAATATGTATGGACGCTATCGGCAAGGACAGTTGATGGCAGTCAATTTGGTTTCCAATGAGTCTGCTGTAGCAGTGGGTTATTTACCTAGATCTTCAGATGATTTGTATATGTGCGGTCGCCAAGGTGTAGCCGTGAAGATGCTGCATATATTCGGTGATAAATTATGGGGTCATGAGCCTACATTAATACAACAAGTACCATTAAAAAAAGCTGCGCCATTAACGAAAAACGATTTTCCAGAACTGGGTGCTAAGCAGGACAAACAGAAAAAGGATGGAAATGATAAGTTAACGTTGGCGGATATTGTAGCCAGTACACCAATGCC is drawn from Bactrocera dorsalis isolate Fly_Bdor unplaced genomic scaffold, ASM2337382v1 BdCtg328, whole genome shotgun sequence and contains these coding sequences:
- the LOC105233734 gene encoding aminopeptidase N, with protein sequence MVLKDIHVRENINMDNHRTTTTLTNTPPTTTFTTRRGYTFSGTTLFLIAACFVCTLLAVSFIIYNVATCEQQLTPLPDEEVICTTVKKHILKPSSTSDEAKERTHYERDVRLPHSMKPQKYNITLVPYLLNNNFTFEGEVRIQVIVLEDCHNITMHAVELNITKNDVSVRHIGRSTATSALQPALAEYARYVPEIDGVELRIRKQYMLESKQFFIIELYDKLIKGGVYEISIRFSGLIQDYLQGFYRSSYQVGNEKRWLASTQFQATDARRAFPCFDEPSLKANFSLKIARPRNMTTVSNMPILWTKPHESLSNYVWDQFAESLPMSTYLVAYAISDFDHISDGNFSAWARKDAIQSARYALSVGPKILKFLEEYFDLPFPLPKLDMIALPDFQAGGMENWGLITYRETTMLFEEGVSATTNKQRIASVVGHELAHQWFGNLVTPSWWSDIWLNEGFASYMEYITVDAIHPDWKTQDQFVVSELQNVFHLDALSSSHKISVEVFNPDEISEIFDRISYGKGSTIIRMMSHFLTSKVFRRGLSKYLKEMSYHAAEQDDLWRFLTTEAISAGLLDHNTTVKEIMDTWTLQVGYPVLTVTRSSNAHSIRMEQQRFVFSNQTDDGDSANDENPLWWIPITYTTSKELNFENTRPMTWVPRTETYEIDDRNLSTAEWFIFNIQQTGYYRVNYDADNWKAITTHLMQPQKYRSISPANRAQLIDDAMNLARGAYLSYETALNLTRYLKHEMDHVPWKAAMTAFNFIDSMLVNQGDYDILKNYLLDLLENVYKDVSPNNFTDDADKGEDMLKLFKRVEILNMACHLGHRDCILESARHFQNWIEVPNPDTNNPIPPNLRGIVYCTAIQYGNEFEWDFAFQRYRSTSVSTEKELLLSALGCSLEPWILSRYLRRSISGDDIRKQDVYRVFAAVSSNVVGQQIAFDFMRNNWNEIKNYLGSTMSNINAILKFATKRMNSKFFLAELESFVKTDVKDNGRSIQQILEQVRVNVDWMARNYQDIIQWLQREAITRQQQNVASLATH